Proteins from a genomic interval of Acetobacterium woodii DSM 1030:
- the cooS gene encoding anaerobic carbon-monoxide dehydrogenase catalytic subunit, with amino-acid sequence MNSNFSCKTCASADKNLETFIADLSVETSHHRMEGQNVKCGFGLQGICCRLCSNGPCRITPDGPKGVCGATADTIVARNFLRAVSAGSGCYIHIVENTARLLKKTAASKGLLKGKIALAKLVEIFEIDETDEHICAEKIADLVLADLYKPDYEKMELVEKMAYKPRFERWKELGILPGGAKSEVFAGVVKTSTNLNSDPVDMYLNCLKLGISTGLYGLTLTNLLNDVILGEPSIRLAPVGLRVIDTDYINIMITGHQHSLFSYLQDHLIDEAVIEKAKAVGAKGFKLVGCTCVGQDLQLRGEHYQEVFNGHAGNNFTSEAILATGAIDAVLSEFNCTLPGIEPICDEFKIKQICLDDVSKKANAEMKPFIFEERESQADEIINEVIEAYQARRGNVPLNMDPEHGNDDTLTGVSEGSLKSFLGGTWKPLIDLLVSGDIKGIAGVVGCSSLTAGGHDVLTVGLVKELIAKDILVLSAGCSSGGLENVGLMSPSAAALAGPKLRAVCESLGIPPVLNFGPCLAIGRLELVATELAEAIGVDLPQLPLVLSAPQWLEEQALADGAFGLALGLPLHLGLPPFVTGSPVAVQVFTQDMLNLTGGQLIIDDNAKSAAETLDGIIEKKRKELNI; translated from the coding sequence ATGAATTCAAATTTTAGCTGTAAAACCTGTGCAAGTGCGGACAAAAATCTCGAAACATTCATTGCTGATCTAAGTGTTGAAACATCTCATCACCGCATGGAAGGACAAAATGTTAAATGTGGTTTCGGGTTACAAGGCATTTGCTGCCGTTTATGTTCAAACGGACCATGTCGAATTACCCCAGATGGACCAAAAGGTGTCTGCGGCGCTACCGCAGATACAATTGTTGCTCGTAATTTCTTAAGAGCAGTATCAGCCGGATCAGGATGTTATATTCACATTGTTGAAAATACAGCCCGCTTACTTAAAAAAACTGCGGCTAGTAAAGGCCTGTTAAAAGGGAAAATTGCACTGGCAAAACTGGTTGAGATTTTTGAAATCGATGAAACTGATGAACATATTTGTGCCGAAAAAATCGCTGATCTGGTTTTAGCTGATTTGTATAAACCTGATTATGAAAAAATGGAACTTGTTGAAAAGATGGCCTATAAACCGCGTTTTGAACGTTGGAAAGAACTGGGTATCTTGCCTGGTGGAGCAAAATCCGAAGTTTTTGCGGGAGTTGTTAAAACCTCAACGAATCTTAACTCTGATCCAGTTGATATGTATCTAAATTGCTTAAAACTGGGAATTTCAACCGGTCTTTATGGTTTAACACTGACAAATCTTCTTAATGATGTTATTTTAGGTGAACCATCGATCCGATTAGCTCCCGTTGGTTTACGCGTTATTGATACCGATTATATTAATATCATGATTACCGGTCACCAGCATTCATTGTTTTCCTATCTACAGGATCACCTGATTGACGAAGCAGTTATTGAGAAAGCTAAGGCTGTAGGTGCAAAAGGGTTTAAACTAGTTGGCTGTACCTGTGTTGGACAAGACCTTCAACTACGTGGCGAACATTACCAAGAGGTATTTAACGGACATGCGGGAAATAACTTTACCAGTGAAGCGATTCTTGCTACTGGCGCAATTGATGCCGTATTATCCGAATTCAATTGTACTTTACCAGGCATTGAACCAATCTGTGACGAATTTAAAATTAAACAAATCTGTTTGGACGACGTTTCTAAAAAGGCTAATGCTGAAATGAAACCTTTTATTTTTGAAGAAAGAGAAAGCCAGGCTGACGAAATTATTAACGAAGTGATTGAGGCTTATCAAGCGCGACGTGGCAATGTTCCTTTGAATATGGATCCAGAGCATGGGAATGACGATACCTTAACCGGTGTCAGTGAAGGGTCATTAAAATCATTTTTAGGTGGAACCTGGAAACCACTGATTGATTTACTAGTTAGTGGCGATATCAAAGGGATTGCCGGTGTTGTTGGATGTTCAAGCTTAACAGCCGGTGGACATGATGTCTTAACGGTTGGGTTGGTAAAAGAACTGATTGCTAAAGATATTCTTGTTTTATCTGCCGGATGTTCATCAGGCGGACTCGAAAATGTTGGTTTAATGTCACCTTCCGCGGCTGCGCTGGCAGGGCCAAAACTACGGGCAGTTTGTGAAAGTCTGGGAATTCCACCAGTTTTAAACTTTGGTCCATGTCTCGCCATTGGCCGTCTGGAATTAGTTGCTACGGAACTGGCCGAAGCTATCGGTGTTGATCTTCCGCAATTACCACTCGTTTTATCGGCGCCGCAATGGTTAGAAGAGCAAGCTTTAGCTGATGGAGCGTTTGGTTTAGCCCTTGGTTTACCATTACATCTCGGACTTCCACCATTTGTAACTGGTAGTCCAGTAGCTGTTCAGGTCTTTACTCAAGACATGCTTAATCTTACTGGCGGTCAATTAATTATAGATGATAATGCAAAATCAGCAGCCGAAACACTCGATGGAATCATCGAAAAGAAACGAAAAGAATTAAACATCTAA
- a CDS encoding 4Fe-4S dicluster domain-containing protein — protein sequence MKRIIIDREKCDGCLNCNVACISAHEEGSNFYTVNLQSIDSETRNFIKFDPKTGYTPIFCRHCDEPECVLSCMSGALEKDPKTGHVQYDETKCAACYMCVMNCPYGVLKPDNKTHTKVIKCDFCEDKPDGPSCVKACPKHAIEVKEVSL from the coding sequence ATGAAACGAATCATCATTGATCGTGAAAAATGCGATGGTTGTCTAAACTGCAATGTCGCCTGTATCAGTGCCCATGAAGAAGGCAGTAATTTTTACACCGTTAACTTGCAAAGCATCGATTCTGAAACGCGTAACTTTATTAAATTTGATCCTAAAACTGGTTACACGCCAATTTTCTGTCGCCATTGTGACGAACCGGAATGTGTCTTATCCTGTATGAGTGGAGCGCTTGAAAAGGATCCGAAAACTGGTCACGTACAATATGACGAAACAAAATGTGCGGCTTGTTACATGTGTGTAATGAATTGTCCGTACGGCGTTTTGAAACCAGATAATAAAACCCATACCAAAGTTATCAAATGTGATTTTTGTGAAGATAAACCCGATGGCCCAAGTTGTGTCAAAGCATGTCCTAAACACGCCATTGAAGTGAAAGAGGTAAGTTTATGA
- a CDS encoding NAD(P)/FAD-dependent oxidoreductase has translation MKIVIIGASAAGISAAKTIKSTKPDTEIVIISKEDRIHSRCMLHKFLGHERDAQGISFVNEDFFEKNNITLLNNTTVIGLEPDKKIVKTHDNQDISYDKLLIATGASYFIPPIPGLRESKNVYGFRDLKDAQLLDTECLTAKNAVVIGAGLVGMDAVAALLERGLKVTVIEMTADIMSLQLDKKSAQAYQQLFEKEGAEFILNDKVVSVDVNAVGRGEMVHLASGKAVPADVIVIAAGVRPAFRFVEESEIKTNHAILVGDDLQTNINGIYAAGDVNGIAGIWPNAMKQGKIAALNMLGENLRYDDRYALKNTMNFYGLTTLSLGNINPEDEEKCDIFTREDRNNYQKIVIRNGIIQGVIMQGNINGSGFWQYLIKNKIDVSGINKDIFDLSFADFYGINQENGEYNYAV, from the coding sequence ATGAAAATTGTGATTATCGGCGCCAGCGCTGCTGGAATCAGTGCGGCGAAAACAATCAAATCAACAAAACCGGACACTGAAATAGTGATTATTTCTAAAGAAGATCGTATTCATTCTCGCTGTATGCTACATAAATTTTTAGGGCATGAACGCGATGCTCAAGGTATCAGCTTTGTTAATGAAGATTTTTTTGAAAAAAATAATATTACTTTGCTAAATAACACAACGGTTATTGGTCTAGAGCCCGATAAAAAGATTGTAAAAACACATGACAACCAGGATATTTCTTATGATAAATTACTGATTGCCACCGGGGCATCTTACTTCATTCCACCAATTCCAGGATTGCGAGAATCCAAAAATGTTTATGGTTTTAGGGATTTAAAAGATGCTCAACTACTGGATACCGAATGTTTAACCGCCAAAAATGCGGTAGTCATTGGTGCCGGACTCGTTGGAATGGATGCTGTCGCCGCTTTATTGGAACGCGGTTTGAAAGTGACTGTTATCGAAATGACTGCAGATATTATGAGCTTGCAGCTTGATAAAAAATCAGCCCAGGCGTATCAACAGCTTTTTGAAAAAGAGGGTGCTGAATTTATCTTAAATGATAAGGTGGTATCGGTAGATGTTAACGCTGTGGGAAGAGGTGAAATGGTTCATCTTGCCAGTGGTAAAGCGGTTCCCGCCGATGTTATAGTGATCGCTGCTGGGGTACGTCCGGCTTTTAGATTTGTGGAAGAATCTGAGATAAAAACTAATCATGCGATATTGGTTGGCGATGACTTACAAACAAATATCAATGGTATTTATGCGGCTGGAGATGTAAATGGGATCGCTGGAATTTGGCCCAATGCGATGAAACAAGGAAAAATTGCGGCCCTTAATATGCTTGGTGAGAATCTTCGTTATGATGATCGTTATGCCCTTAAAAACACCATGAATTTCTATGGTCTCACGACTCTTTCCTTGGGAAATATTAATCCCGAAGACGAAGAAAAATGTGATATATTTACTCGCGAAGACCGCAATAATTATCAAAAAATCGTCATCCGAAATGGAATCATTCAAGGCGTTATCATGCAGGGGAATATTAACGGAAGTGGTTTCTGGCAATATCTGATTAAAAATAAAATTGATGTTTCCGGAATTAATAAAGATATCTTTGATCTAAGTTTTGCAGATTTTTATGGTATCAACCAGGAAAATGGCGAGTACAACTATGCTGTTTAA
- a CDS encoding peptidylprolyl isomerase, giving the protein MSENETKIATNPIVKIEMENGQTMEIELYPEIAPITVENYLKLVNDGFYNGLIFHRVIPGFMIQGGCPQGTGMGGPGHNIKGEFSGNGVVNDLKHVKGVISMARSGMPDSAGSQFFIMVDDAPFLDGQYAAFGKVISGIETADAIVSVDRDRSDKPFEDQVIKKIEVLS; this is encoded by the coding sequence ATGTCAGAAAACGAAACTAAAATAGCAACTAATCCAATTGTTAAAATTGAAATGGAAAATGGTCAAACCATGGAAATTGAACTATATCCTGAGATTGCGCCAATTACTGTTGAGAATTATTTAAAACTAGTTAATGATGGTTTTTATAACGGGCTAATTTTTCACCGCGTCATTCCCGGTTTTATGATTCAGGGTGGATGCCCACAGGGAACCGGAATGGGCGGACCCGGACATAACATTAAGGGCGAATTTTCGGGAAATGGTGTTGTTAATGATCTCAAACACGTAAAAGGTGTTATTTCCATGGCCCGTTCAGGAATGCCCGATTCAGCTGGATCACAATTCTTTATAATGGTTGATGACGCACCCTTCCTGGATGGTCAATATGCCGCTTTCGGCAAAGTAATTTCCGGAATCGAAACAGCAGATGCAATCGTCTCAGTCGATCGGGATCGTTCTGATAAACCGTTTGAAGATCAGGTTATTAAAAAAATTGAAGTGTTGTCTTAA
- a CDS encoding zinc ribbon domain-containing protein, translating to MAKYCPKCYAGIGPDDVVCGNCGNVLKENSVVDNNLTDQFSGEEEHSNDISIQETSAEHHDEEPIVQEMIAEETIIVAEPIKQDPVPNQTATSKKIESENSEIPMTLGDWLLTLLLLSLPIVNLVMLIIWSVDSNTKTTKKHFAWATLIFMGIGIVLTIIFSSLMFAMIASMMGSSFYY from the coding sequence ATGGCAAAGTATTGTCCAAAATGTTATGCCGGCATTGGTCCCGATGATGTAGTTTGTGGCAATTGCGGTAATGTTTTAAAAGAAAATAGTGTCGTCGACAACAACCTTACCGATCAATTTTCTGGTGAGGAAGAGCATTCTAACGATATTTCTATTCAGGAAACTTCTGCTGAACATCACGATGAAGAACCGATTGTCCAGGAAATGATTGCTGAAGAAACGATTATTGTCGCTGAACCGATTAAACAAGATCCTGTCCCGAATCAAACCGCAACCTCAAAGAAAATCGAAAGCGAAAATTCTGAGATTCCGATGACCTTGGGTGACTGGCTATTGACACTTTTATTGTTGTCTCTACCGATTGTTAATCTTGTCATGCTTATTATCTGGAGTGTTGATTCGAACACCAAAACTACAAAAAAACATTTTGCTTGGGCAACATTGATTTTTATGGGAATCGGTATTGTTCTCACCATCATCTTTTCAAGTCTGATGTTTGCAATGATCGCTTCGATGATGGGCTCGTCATTTTATTATTAA
- the eutL gene encoding ethanolamine utilization microcompartment protein EutL, whose product MTGDRVKCNIVYSKMLTDVEDIMLEEFDLPEGCIDIGIFTTQYDGVGYCAADEATKTANVDVVYIKTLYGAGAGLNDGQVFGVITGPTVSDVESGLRYIRDYAENKSSVYSANEDNSNLIYAQLVPKIGKYFSKTYDLPIGSSIAFLFAPALEGVVGVDEALTVADVEVVKFFGPPTHSNLSGAILTGTQSNCRTACEAFKKAIIDCVEDPLDY is encoded by the coding sequence ATGACTGGAGACAGAGTTAAATGTAATATCGTTTATAGTAAAATGTTGACCGATGTTGAAGACATCATGTTAGAAGAATTTGATTTACCGGAAGGGTGTATCGATATCGGAATTTTTACAACCCAATACGATGGGGTCGGATACTGTGCAGCTGATGAAGCTACCAAGACAGCTAATGTTGATGTCGTCTACATCAAAACTCTTTACGGAGCCGGGGCTGGTTTAAATGACGGTCAGGTTTTTGGTGTCATCACCGGTCCTACTGTTTCTGATGTAGAAAGCGGGTTACGATATATCCGCGATTACGCTGAAAATAAATCCAGTGTCTACAGTGCCAATGAAGATAACAGTAATCTGATTTATGCTCAACTAGTGCCGAAAATCGGGAAATATTTTTCTAAAACTTATGATTTACCGATTGGTTCTTCGATCGCTTTTTTGTTCGCTCCTGCCTTGGAAGGTGTTGTTGGTGTTGATGAAGCGCTAACTGTTGCCGATGTTGAAGTTGTTAAATTCTTTGGCCCGCCAACGCATTCGAATCTAAGTGGTGCGATTTTAACCGGGACTCAATCGAATTGTCGAACTGCTTGCGAGGCCTTTAAGAAGGCTATTATAGACTGTGTAGAAGATCCTCTTGATTATTGA
- a CDS encoding acetyl-CoA carboxylase carboxyltransferase subunit alpha → MEAYKHVTLARKKNRPTGQDYIDNLFTDFIELHGDRSFGDDPAMITGLGFLMDMPVTIIAQERGKNTKTRVKRNFGSSHPEGYRKALRQMKLAEKFNRPIVCFIDTSGAFCGIGAEERGQGHAIAMNLMEMMSLQVPIISIIIGEGGSGGALALGVADEVWILENAIYSVISPEGCASILWKDPAKIKEAANCLKLTAEDLLELQVVDKIISENHRDFKNVYRELKINLFKCFQKSKTMSASELTQNRYDRFRKYGSIENSIE, encoded by the coding sequence ATGGAAGCTTATAAACACGTTACGTTGGCACGAAAAAAAAATCGTCCCACCGGACAAGATTATATTGATAATCTTTTTACCGATTTTATTGAGCTTCATGGTGATCGTAGTTTTGGTGATGATCCTGCGATGATTACCGGGTTAGGATTTCTGATGGATATGCCGGTAACGATTATTGCTCAGGAACGTGGTAAAAATACCAAAACCCGGGTAAAACGAAACTTTGGTTCGTCACATCCGGAAGGTTATCGAAAAGCGCTTCGGCAAATGAAACTGGCAGAAAAATTTAATCGACCAATTGTTTGTTTTATTGATACCTCTGGAGCGTTTTGTGGAATCGGAGCTGAAGAACGTGGCCAAGGCCATGCCATTGCCATGAATTTAATGGAGATGATGAGTCTTCAGGTCCCAATTATTTCAATTATTATTGGTGAAGGCGGCAGCGGTGGAGCACTGGCTCTTGGTGTAGCCGATGAAGTTTGGATTCTGGAAAATGCCATTTATTCCGTTATTTCGCCGGAAGGATGTGCGAGCATTTTATGGAAAGATCCTGCTAAAATAAAAGAAGCCGCTAATTGTCTTAAATTAACAGCTGAGGATTTGTTGGAACTTCAAGTTGTTGATAAAATAATTTCTGAAAATCATCGTGACTTCAAAAATGTCTATCGGGAATTAAAAATCAATTTATTTAAATGTTTTCAAAAAAGCAAAACAATGAGTGCCTCGGAACTAACTCAAAACCGCTATGATCGATTTCGCAAATATGGTTCAATTGAAAATAGCATCGAATAA
- the accD gene encoding acetyl-CoA carboxylase, carboxyltransferase subunit beta, with the protein MLNKGLFKKPKNELEAQHRTSRLNDPAIPSELCRSCPSCKQLSFTSDLENNFHVCPKCGYHFRINARQRLNMIVDSDTFQELHSELVSTNRLAFPGYDEKLEQAALLSHESEGVIIGVGELDHHKTAFFVMEAAFMMGSMGQVVGEKVTLLFEYALKHQLPVIGYTVSGGARMQEGMLALMQMAKTSGAVKRHSDAGLLYIVMLTDPTTGGVTASFAMEGDIILAEPEALIAFAGPRVIEQTIRQRLPKGFQRAEFLLEKGFIDGITPRKIQKETLNRLLTLHSISKGGEDNGSL; encoded by the coding sequence ATGCTTAATAAAGGTTTATTTAAAAAACCAAAAAATGAACTTGAAGCCCAGCATCGGACAAGTCGTTTAAATGATCCAGCTATTCCTTCAGAACTATGCCGCAGCTGTCCATCTTGCAAACAACTAAGTTTTACTTCAGATCTAGAAAATAACTTTCATGTTTGTCCTAAATGTGGTTATCATTTCCGAATCAATGCCCGACAGCGTTTAAATATGATCGTTGATTCAGATACTTTTCAGGAACTACATTCTGAATTGGTTTCAACAAATCGACTGGCGTTTCCTGGCTATGATGAAAAATTGGAACAGGCTGCTTTATTGAGTCACGAATCGGAAGGTGTCATTATTGGGGTCGGCGAATTAGACCACCATAAAACGGCTTTTTTTGTTATGGAAGCAGCGTTTATGATGGGAAGTATGGGCCAGGTTGTGGGAGAAAAAGTCACGCTTCTTTTTGAATACGCTTTAAAACATCAGTTACCGGTGATTGGATATACCGTCTCCGGCGGTGCCCGGATGCAGGAAGGTATGCTGGCTTTAATGCAAATGGCGAAAACCAGCGGTGCGGTAAAACGTCATAGTGATGCCGGTCTTTTATATATAGTCATGTTAACCGACCCGACTACCGGTGGCGTGACAGCTAGCTTTGCGATGGAAGGTGATATTATTCTGGCCGAACCGGAAGCCTTAATTGCTTTTGCCGGACCACGGGTTATTGAACAGACGATCCGTCAACGACTGCCAAAAGGATTCCAACGGGCCGAGTTTTTACTTGAAAAAGGGTTCATTGATGGGATTACCCCCCGAAAAATTCAAAAAGAAACCCTTAATCGATTATTAACCCTCCACTCAATCTCAAAAGGCGGTGAAGATAATGGAAGCTTATAA
- the accC gene encoding acetyl-CoA carboxylase biotin carboxylase subunit, protein MFSKILIANRGEIALRIIRACKEMGVATVAVFSTADENSLHVSLADESICIGPASVSDSYLNISAILSAAVLTGAEAIHPGYGLLSENHKFARLCTQCGISFIGPSWELIQKMGDKDQARSTMKAAGVPVVPGSDIINDSNEAHKKADEIGYPLLVKARSGGGGKGIRLVERSEDFLNEYALARQEAQNTFNDDGVYLEKFLTKVKHIEIQLLCDRHRNVVALGERECSIQRKNQKLLEESPSPSITPEIRNKMIAVSRQAALTIGYENAGTIEFLMDTDGHFYFMEMNTRLQVEHPITEMVTGIDIVKWQIRIAADLPLTFEQEDVIIRGHAIECRINAENPLLNFRPNCGTIEFLHVPGGPWVRFDTLLYQGYTIPPYYDSMVGKLIVHSKTRELTIRKMKAALCELVIEGIDHTSQVQLDILSHPLFIKGDYYTDFMENEFDKPLLN, encoded by the coding sequence GTGTTTTCTAAAATACTTATCGCAAACCGCGGCGAAATAGCACTGCGAATTATCCGGGCGTGTAAGGAAATGGGAGTTGCAACGGTGGCGGTATTCTCAACAGCCGATGAAAATAGTCTGCACGTCAGCCTCGCCGATGAAAGTATTTGTATAGGTCCTGCTTCAGTTAGTGACTCTTATTTGAATATTTCAGCTATTTTATCGGCGGCCGTATTAACTGGGGCCGAAGCGATCCACCCGGGGTATGGTCTACTTTCCGAAAATCATAAATTTGCTCGACTTTGTACGCAATGTGGTATCAGTTTTATCGGTCCAAGCTGGGAACTTATTCAAAAAATGGGCGATAAAGATCAGGCCCGTTCGACAATGAAAGCGGCTGGTGTCCCGGTCGTCCCCGGTTCTGATATCATAAATGATTCCAATGAAGCACATAAAAAAGCCGATGAAATCGGCTATCCCCTCTTGGTTAAGGCTCGTTCCGGTGGTGGTGGCAAAGGTATCCGTTTGGTTGAACGGTCTGAGGATTTTTTAAATGAATACGCGCTAGCAAGACAGGAAGCCCAAAATACCTTTAATGACGATGGTGTTTATCTGGAGAAGTTTCTTACTAAAGTAAAGCATATTGAAATTCAACTCCTCTGTGATCGACATCGGAATGTGGTAGCGTTGGGTGAGCGCGAATGTTCGATCCAACGAAAAAATCAGAAATTGCTGGAAGAAAGCCCCTCCCCTTCGATTACTCCGGAAATTCGAAATAAGATGATTGCAGTTTCCCGCCAAGCAGCACTCACGATTGGTTATGAAAATGCGGGGACGATTGAATTTTTAATGGATACTGATGGACATTTTTATTTTATGGAAATGAATACCCGATTGCAAGTCGAACATCCAATTACCGAAATGGTTACTGGCATCGATATTGTTAAATGGCAAATTCGAATTGCTGCCGATCTTCCCCTGACCTTTGAACAGGAAGATGTAATTATTCGTGGGCATGCCATCGAATGTCGAATTAATGCCGAAAACCCACTACTGAATTTTCGCCCTAATTGCGGAACCATTGAATTTCTCCATGTTCCCGGTGGTCCTTGGGTGCGCTTTGATACCTTGCTTTATCAAGGCTATACAATCCCCCCCTACTATGATTCAATGGTTGGGAAATTAATTGTACATTCGAAAACACGAGAATTGACCATTCGTAAAATGAAAGCCGCCTTATGCGAACTGGTCATCGAAGGGATCGATCATACCAGTCAGGTACAATTAGATATTCTTAGCCACCCGTTGTTTATTAAAGGCGACTATTACACAGATTTTATGGAAAACGAATTTGACAAACCCTTGTTAAATTAG
- the fabZ gene encoding 3-hydroxyacyl-ACP dehydratase FabZ, translating to MKRDELKNILPHREPMLLIDEAEKIDSNTALGRYTVTGDEFFLQGHFPGNPVVPGVILCEIMAQTCCVLLADMSDSKKTPYFTGLNKVKFKEKVLIGDTIEITCSITRSKPPFYFASGSGSVNGKTAVVGDFSFALIE from the coding sequence ATGAAACGTGACGAATTAAAAAACATCTTACCTCATCGGGAGCCTATGCTGCTGATTGATGAGGCTGAAAAAATAGATTCTAATACTGCTCTTGGGCGTTATACGGTAACTGGAGACGAGTTTTTTTTACAGGGGCATTTTCCTGGAAACCCTGTTGTTCCTGGGGTAATTCTATGTGAAATTATGGCTCAGACCTGTTGTGTATTGTTGGCAGATATGAGTGATTCAAAAAAAACACCTTATTTTACCGGATTGAATAAAGTCAAATTTAAAGAAAAAGTCCTTATTGGGGACACCATTGAAATCACTTGTAGTATTACCCGGTCTAAACCGCCTTTTTATTTCGCCAGTGGTTCAGGTTCGGTTAATGGTAAGACGGCAGTTGTTGGTGATTTTTCATTTGCACTCATTGAATAA
- the accB gene encoding acetyl-CoA carboxylase biotin carboxyl carrier protein, producing the protein MELTTETIQNLARIMTNENLTSLVLDQGNLKIEIKREVGQLQSADITVSKAATEISQPLAHNSEIVASESIEMPINGHWKEIKSPMVGIFYQSSQPENPPYVTKGQRFEEGDTLCIIEAMKLMNEITAETPGTIMEVCVSNGQIVEFGQVLYRIVED; encoded by the coding sequence ATGGAATTAACAACCGAAACAATCCAAAACCTGGCTAGGATTATGACGAATGAAAATCTCACGAGTCTTGTCCTTGATCAGGGAAACTTAAAAATTGAAATAAAAAGAGAAGTCGGACAGTTGCAGTCCGCCGATATTACCGTGAGTAAAGCAGCTACAGAAATTTCCCAACCACTTGCCCATAATAGTGAGATAGTTGCGTCGGAATCAATCGAAATGCCTATTAATGGTCATTGGAAAGAGATCAAATCTCCGATGGTGGGTATTTTTTATCAGAGTAGTCAGCCGGAAAATCCCCCCTATGTTACAAAAGGTCAACGTTTTGAAGAAGGTGATACACTTTGTATTATCGAAGCCATGAAGTTGATGAACGAAATTACGGCTGAAACGCCAGGGACGATCATGGAAGTTTGTGTAAGTAACGGACAAATTGTCGAGTTCGGACAGGTTCTTTATCGGATTGTTGAAGATTAA
- the fabF gene encoding beta-ketoacyl-ACP synthase II codes for MNRRVVITGCGAVSPVGNTVESLWENLKNGKCGIDFIKKFDTADLKVKIAGEVRDFEPLDYIKKSELRKTDMFTQYGIAAAVQAMEDSGVKEHVDPTRLGVYMGSGIGGIHTFINECQKMETKGASRISPFFIPMMISNIAAGSIAIRYNAQGPCLPIVTACATGTHSIGEAYRNIKHGYADVIIAGGTEASISPLSVAGFTNLTALTTVNDPAQASIPFDQRRSGFVMGEGAGALILEDLDSALKRGAKIYGEIVGYGNTCDAYHITAPHPDAIGGTRAISLAMDEAKAGGIQFETSQIYVNAHGTSTPLNDKSETIAIKNALGDNISRTLVSSTKSMTGHMLGAAGAIEAIASILALRDGVIPPTIGYQVPDPNCDLDYVPNQKRKVQSDVALSISLGFGGHNACLAFAKYTGESAWN; via the coding sequence ATGAATCGACGAGTAGTCATAACAGGATGTGGTGCCGTTTCACCAGTGGGTAATACCGTAGAGAGTTTATGGGAAAACCTGAAAAACGGAAAATGCGGAATCGATTTTATAAAAAAATTTGATACCGCTGATCTAAAAGTAAAAATTGCAGGTGAAGTTCGTGATTTTGAACCGCTTGATTATATTAAAAAAAGTGAGCTTCGAAAAACCGATATGTTTACACAATATGGAATCGCGGCTGCCGTTCAGGCGATGGAAGATAGCGGTGTTAAAGAACATGTTGATCCGACCCGGCTGGGTGTTTATATGGGTTCGGGTATTGGTGGTATTCATACCTTTATTAATGAATGTCAAAAAATGGAGACGAAAGGAGCAAGTCGAATTTCACCTTTCTTTATCCCGATGATGATTTCAAACATTGCGGCTGGCAGTATTGCCATTCGTTATAATGCTCAAGGACCTTGTTTGCCAATTGTGACAGCTTGTGCGACTGGAACCCATTCCATTGGGGAAGCCTATCGGAATATTAAACATGGGTACGCGGATGTTATTATAGCTGGTGGTACGGAAGCCAGTATTTCACCCTTATCGGTTGCCGGCTTTACCAACTTAACTGCGTTGACAACTGTTAATGATCCCGCTCAAGCATCGATTCCGTTTGATCAACGACGAAGCGGGTTTGTCATGGGCGAAGGTGCCGGGGCCCTTATATTAGAAGATTTAGATTCAGCACTGAAACGTGGGGCTAAAATTTACGGTGAAATTGTAGGATATGGAAATACCTGTGATGCTTATCATATTACTGCGCCTCATCCAGATGCAATTGGCGGTACGCGCGCAATCAGTCTGGCAATGGACGAAGCTAAAGCCGGCGGGATTCAATTTGAAACATCACAAATTTATGTTAATGCTCATGGGACTAGTACCCCACTTAACGATAAATCGGAAACCATTGCCATTAAAAACGCATTGGGTGATAATATTTCCAGAACGCTTGTGAGTTCGACTAAATCGATGACTGGACACATGCTTGGCGCCGCTGGAGCAATTGAAGCGATTGCTTCGATTCTGGCATTAAGGGACGGCGTTATTCCCCCTACCATCGGTTATCAAGTACCCGATCCGAATTGTGATTTAGATTATGTTCCCAATCAAAAACGGAAGGTGCAAAGTGATGTTGCGTTATCCATTTCACTCGGATTCGGCGGACACAATGCCTGTCTTGCGTTTGCCAAGTACACAGGAGAATCAGCATGGAATTAA